The sequence GCAGAACCGCCCGTGAGCGCCATCCGGGAGCCCTTCTCCGAAGGGGATTCCCTCATCCATCGCCTGGACCCCCGGGGCAAGGTGCTGGCCGCCGCCGCCTTCGCGGTGCTGGTGGCGGTGAGCCGCTCCTCTGCCACCGCCGCAGCCGGCCTGGCCTTGGCGGTGCTCGCAGTGCTGGCGGCCCGCCTGCCGGGGCGCAAGGTGGCCGCCCGCCTCCTGGTGGTGAACGGCTTTGTCATCTTTCTGTGGCTGGTGTTGCCTTTTACCTACCTGGGGGAGGTCCTCTGGCGCTGGGGGTGGCTTGCGGCCACCCGGGAGGGCTTGTCCGCCGCCGGCCTCATCACGCTTAAGTCCAACGCCATTTTGCTGGGTCTCATCGCCCTCATCGCCACCGTGCCCATCGTGGACCTGGGCCAGGCCTTGCACCGCCTGCGGCTGCCGGATAAGCTCTGCCATCTGCTGCTCTTCACCTACCGCTACCTTTACGTCTTTGAGCAGGAATACCAGCGGCTTATCCAGGCCATGAAGATCCGGGGCTTCCGGCCGAAAACCGACCTGCACACCTACCGCAGCTACGCCTATCTGGCGGCCATGCTTCTGGTGCGGAGCTACGACCGGGCCGAGCGGGTCTATCAGGCCATGCTCTGCCGGGGCTTTCAGGGGCGGTTTTACAGTCTGAAGGAGTTTTCCTGGCAGCGCCGGGACCGGGTCTTTCTGGCCACGGCAGGGATCGGCCTGCTGACTCTGGCCGGGGTGGAATGGCTTCTCCCGTGGGCCCTCGGGCGGACTGGAGGCGGCTGACATGCACCACATCGCAGGCGAACCCATCATTGCCGTGCAGCATCTCACCTTCCGCTATCCCGGGGCGGCGCGGCCGGTGTTTGAGGACTTCACCTTTGAGCTGCAGCCGGGGCACCACCTGGGGCTGGTGGGTCCCAACGGCGCCGGCAAG is a genomic window of Desulfobaccales bacterium containing:
- the cbiQ gene encoding cobalt ECF transporter T component CbiQ, whose protein sequence is MSAIREPFSEGDSLIHRLDPRGKVLAAAAFAVLVAVSRSSATAAAGLALAVLAVLAARLPGRKVAARLLVVNGFVIFLWLVLPFTYLGEVLWRWGWLAATREGLSAAGLITLKSNAILLGLIALIATVPIVDLGQALHRLRLPDKLCHLLLFTYRYLYVFEQEYQRLIQAMKIRGFRPKTDLHTYRSYAYLAAMLLVRSYDRAERVYQAMLCRGFQGRFYSLKEFSWQRRDRVFLATAGIGLLTLAGVEWLLPWALGRTGGG